One Paraburkholderia agricolaris genomic region harbors:
- a CDS encoding pentapeptide repeat-containing protein, producing the protein MSLDSTAPASGAQAHVLAGATLTRSDVERLIAASAAGTKEPLHFTDCDFEAADLSRLDLRGAEFHRCTIVETSFFGAMLSHTRWVRCRGREADFASADLVDAAFQSSDLNNTSWRRTKLASASFHSCKLTGANFEACTALGLSFVETLLVGAHLRGLSFRKATLQQLDFSDADLAGVDFREAIFDGGSLKDAHLKGARFDGADLREADLSGVRLVDAALFKGATISHQQAAVLVTELGLRVM; encoded by the coding sequence ATGTCACTGGATTCAACGGCGCCGGCTTCGGGCGCACAAGCGCACGTGCTGGCCGGCGCCACACTCACGCGCTCCGACGTGGAGCGCCTCATCGCCGCGAGCGCCGCGGGGACTAAAGAGCCGCTCCATTTCACGGATTGCGATTTCGAAGCCGCCGATCTGTCGCGACTCGATCTGCGCGGCGCCGAATTTCATCGCTGCACGATTGTCGAGACGTCATTTTTCGGCGCGATGCTGTCCCACACCCGCTGGGTCCGGTGTCGTGGCCGCGAGGCGGATTTCGCGTCGGCCGATCTGGTCGACGCGGCGTTTCAGTCGAGCGACCTGAACAACACCAGTTGGCGGCGCACCAAGCTTGCCTCGGCGTCGTTTCACAGTTGCAAGCTGACTGGCGCCAACTTCGAAGCCTGTACGGCGCTCGGTTTGAGCTTCGTCGAAACCTTGCTGGTAGGGGCGCATTTGCGCGGTCTGTCGTTTCGCAAGGCCACGCTGCAGCAACTCGATTTCTCCGATGCCGATCTGGCCGGTGTCGATTTCCGCGAAGCGATCTTCGACGGCGGCAGCCTGAAGGATGCGCATCTGAAAGGTGCGCGTTTTGACGGTGCGGACCTGCGCGAGGCTGACCTGAGTGGCGTGCGGCTCGTCGATGCTGCGCTTTTCAAAGGCGCGACGATTTCGCATCAGCAGGCGGCGGTGCTCGTGACCGAACTGGGTCTGCGAGTCATGTGA
- a CDS encoding peptidoglycan DD-metalloendopeptidase family protein, producing MLNTTRMVKRLACASLLAVLAACGSAPVGPGFYRVERGDTLSKIARSNRQSVQSIVRWNNLTNPDSIEVGQVLRVVPPGNAASSTSGAVRSSGAGSASASTAPRPAPADSSPSPAPASTISLVWPADGTVIRRFDGGNSKGIDISAAAGTPVVAAAAGTVVYAGNGLRGYGNLLIIKHNAEYLTAYAHNRVLLVKEGQSVARGEKIAEMGDTDTDRVMLHFELRYQGRSIDPSRALPPR from the coding sequence ATGCTTAACACAACAAGAATGGTGAAACGGCTCGCCTGCGCGTCGTTGTTAGCGGTGCTCGCCGCCTGTGGGTCCGCTCCGGTGGGGCCTGGCTTTTATCGCGTCGAACGGGGCGATACGCTGTCCAAGATCGCGCGCAGCAACCGGCAATCGGTGCAAAGCATCGTGCGCTGGAACAATCTGACCAACCCGGACAGCATCGAGGTTGGCCAGGTGCTGCGCGTCGTGCCGCCGGGCAATGCTGCATCGTCCACGAGCGGCGCGGTGCGTAGCAGCGGCGCAGGTAGCGCGAGCGCTTCAACGGCGCCGCGCCCGGCGCCTGCCGATAGCTCGCCGTCGCCCGCGCCGGCTTCGACAATCTCGCTGGTGTGGCCGGCCGACGGCACGGTAATCCGGCGCTTCGACGGCGGCAATTCGAAGGGCATCGACATTTCGGCGGCAGCGGGCACCCCGGTGGTCGCCGCGGCGGCCGGCACGGTAGTCTATGCGGGTAACGGCTTGCGCGGTTATGGCAACCTGCTGATCATCAAGCACAATGCCGAGTATCTGACCGCCTACGCGCACAACCGCGTACTGCTGGTGAAAGAAGGGCAGTCCGTTGCGCGCGGCGAGAAAATCGCCGAAATGGGCGACACCGATACCGATCGTGTCATGCTGCACTTCGAATTGCGCTATCAGGGCCGCTCGATCGACCCGTCACGGGCCTTGCCGCCGCGCTAG
- a CDS encoding aldose epimerase, translating into MPLSPQQDILEIAQDTSVLRFAPQAGGRLLSWTIDDKEVIHWPENADWSQPARIRGGNPLLFPFLGRHRVDGKIGYWRDAQGTVRALPMHGFARDLPFEAHADVNGAGLRMILTDSDATRAGYPFGFRFEAIYRLADTHTLDVTLSTTNTGNTRLPYYAGHHFYFTLPHTQRAETSLELPRTELRYQQDDGSISAAEPGAARYTFDEARIQDRFHCLVGAPDQPVRVVAPGLNRLITIDLQRPDSLPWYAVTTWTEAADSDFYCVEPWLGLPDAIHNGMGLRWLEAGQTETATLRITVSENVAENAGKPR; encoded by the coding sequence ATGCCGCTCTCCCCGCAACAGGACATTCTCGAGATCGCCCAGGACACCTCCGTGCTCCGTTTCGCGCCGCAAGCCGGTGGCCGTCTTTTGTCGTGGACCATCGACGACAAAGAGGTGATCCATTGGCCCGAAAACGCCGACTGGAGCCAACCCGCGAGAATTCGTGGCGGCAACCCGCTGCTCTTCCCGTTTCTCGGCCGGCATCGTGTCGACGGCAAGATCGGTTACTGGCGTGACGCACAAGGCACGGTGCGCGCACTGCCGATGCACGGTTTTGCCCGCGATCTGCCTTTCGAAGCCCACGCGGACGTGAACGGCGCCGGCTTGCGCATGATCCTCACCGATAGCGACGCGACACGCGCCGGCTATCCGTTCGGTTTCCGCTTCGAGGCAATCTACCGGCTTGCCGATACGCATACGCTGGACGTCACGCTAAGCACGACCAACACCGGCAACACGCGGCTGCCCTATTACGCGGGTCATCACTTCTATTTCACGCTGCCGCACACGCAACGCGCCGAAACCTCGCTGGAACTGCCGCGCACCGAGCTGCGTTATCAGCAGGACGATGGCTCGATCAGTGCCGCCGAGCCGGGCGCGGCGCGCTACACGTTCGACGAGGCGCGCATTCAGGATCGCTTCCATTGTCTCGTCGGTGCGCCGGACCAACCCGTGCGCGTGGTCGCGCCAGGTCTGAACCGGCTCATCACGATCGATCTGCAACGGCCGGACTCGCTGCCCTGGTACGCGGTCACGACATGGACCGAAGCCGCGGATTCGGACTTCTACTGCGTCGAGCCGTGGCTGGGCCTGCCAGACGCGATCCACAACGGCATGGGGTTGCGCTGGCTCGAAGCAGGCCAAACCGAAACGGCAACGCTGCGTATCACCGTCAGCGAGAACGTCGCTGAGAACGCCGGCAAGCCGCGCTGA
- a CDS encoding undecaprenyl-diphosphate phosphatase, whose amino-acid sequence MNLSFLIFLSVLQGVTELFPVSSLGHTLLVPALFGMHIDKHAPQLLPFLVALHLGTAFALLWYFRKRWCELVRGFFASLGGRPNDNAHMMWALIIGTIPAGLVGLILEKRLERIFHDLRIVAIALIVNGVLLWFGDRLQRSRAHQPPEKLTFRQAFFVGLAQIGALIPGFSRSGLTMIAGNAAGLTTEKAAEFSFLLGTPIIFAAGVLELPKLFHAPGQLADALLGGVLTAIAAYLSVRFLMRYFEGRGRLASFGVYCVIAGIVFLGWFMLHPQPV is encoded by the coding sequence GTGAACCTGTCGTTTCTGATTTTCCTGAGCGTGCTGCAAGGCGTCACCGAACTGTTCCCGGTCAGCAGCCTCGGCCATACGCTGCTTGTGCCCGCATTGTTCGGTATGCATATCGACAAGCATGCGCCGCAATTGCTGCCGTTCCTCGTCGCGTTGCACCTCGGTACGGCTTTCGCGCTGCTGTGGTACTTCCGCAAGCGTTGGTGCGAGTTGGTGCGAGGCTTCTTCGCGTCGCTCGGCGGCCGTCCCAACGACAACGCACACATGATGTGGGCGCTCATCATCGGCACGATTCCGGCGGGTCTCGTTGGGTTGATCCTCGAGAAACGTCTCGAGCGGATTTTCCACGATCTGCGCATCGTCGCCATCGCGCTGATCGTGAACGGCGTGCTGCTGTGGTTCGGCGATCGCCTGCAACGTTCGCGCGCGCATCAGCCGCCGGAGAAGCTGACCTTCCGCCAGGCATTTTTTGTCGGCCTCGCTCAGATTGGCGCGTTGATTCCGGGTTTCTCTCGCAGCGGTCTGACGATGATCGCCGGCAATGCGGCCGGCCTGACGACGGAGAAGGCTGCGGAGTTCTCGTTCCTGCTCGGCACGCCGATTATCTTCGCGGCCGGCGTACTCGAATTGCCGAAACTGTTTCATGCGCCGGGCCAACTCGCCGATGCATTGCTTGGCGGCGTGCTGACTGCAATCGCCGCCTATCTCAGCGTGCGTTTCCTGATGCGTTATTTCGAAGGCCGCGGACGTCTGGCTTCGTTCGGCGTGTATTGCGTGATCGCGGGGATCGTGTTCCTCGGCTGGTTTATGCTGCATCCGCAGCCGGTCTGA
- a CDS encoding suppressor of fused domain protein, protein MTIIDHFEKYLGTIKQGWGGKDTSEEKSSVMVARFSNVPFDGASTYATIGLSDTVLALTNDRQVRQELMFAAHDIYSADAIASFLLTFSDYVRSKSCALARGDVVGPSSPLIPGVISDAIYTCPPVIFPTGIDFYSGSSPSTIIAWLVPLIGNESSVARQKGSDYFEGLLEAQDPDLLDLNRVAVTR, encoded by the coding sequence ATGACTATCATTGATCACTTTGAAAAGTACTTAGGTACCATCAAACAAGGGTGGGGAGGTAAAGATACATCAGAAGAAAAATCAAGCGTAATGGTTGCGCGCTTCTCAAATGTACCGTTTGACGGAGCATCTACATACGCAACTATAGGATTAAGTGATACGGTCCTTGCTTTGACAAACGATCGGCAGGTAAGGCAGGAACTGATGTTCGCAGCGCACGACATCTATTCGGCCGATGCCATCGCATCGTTCCTTCTTACTTTTTCTGACTATGTGCGCTCGAAATCTTGCGCATTAGCTCGCGGTGACGTAGTAGGCCCGAGTTCCCCATTAATTCCAGGTGTTATATCGGACGCGATTTATACATGCCCACCGGTTATCTTTCCAACGGGCATAGATTTTTACAGCGGGTCGTCGCCGTCTACCATTATTGCCTGGCTTGTCCCTTTGATCGGAAATGAAAGTTCGGTCGCAAGGCAAAAAGGGAGCGACTATTTTGAAGGACTATTGGAGGCCCAAGATCCAGACCTTCTTGATTTAAATAGAGTCGCAGTGACGCGTTGA
- a CDS encoding DUF427 domain-containing protein has product MTEKIIKVPGPDHPITVEPAQARVVVTVVGRVIADTRNALVLREASYPPVYYIPRNDVEMTLLERTDHATYCPYKGDCAYYSIPSGGERTVDAVWTYESPYAPVKEIAQHLAFYPNRVDSIEVKPAG; this is encoded by the coding sequence ATGACTGAGAAAATCATCAAGGTCCCCGGGCCCGATCATCCGATCACAGTCGAGCCAGCCCAGGCTCGCGTGGTGGTGACGGTAGTCGGCCGCGTGATCGCGGATACACGCAATGCGCTCGTACTGCGTGAGGCGTCGTATCCGCCGGTGTATTACATTCCGCGCAACGACGTCGAGATGACACTGCTGGAGCGCACCGATCACGCAACCTATTGCCCGTACAAGGGAGATTGCGCGTATTACAGCATTCCGAGCGGCGGCGAGCGTACGGTGGATGCGGTCTGGACCTACGAATCGCCCTACGCGCCCGTGAAAGAGATCGCGCAGCATCTGGCGTTCTATCCGAACCGGGTCGATTCTATCGAAGTGAAGCCGGCGGGATGA
- a CDS encoding acid phosphatase: MNKKLICATPIAIAAALSLYACGGGDVTAQPDITSIKTVVVIYAENRSFDNLYGNFPGANGLQNVTAASATQVDRNGTPLATLPQVWNGLTQTGVTPAVTQAMTANLPNSPFAIDDPNGFNTPITATTRDLYHRFYENQMQINGGKNDKFAAWADSGGLVMGHYTLNADKLPLWKIAQQYTLADNFFMGAFGGSFLNHQWLVCACTPTYPNADKSPAASSISAVESDGVTLKLATNSPASALTGAPKYVNSGNLTPDFYAINTMQPPYQPSGNKPASGGDANLADPSAASTLPAQTQQHIGDLLNNAKVSWAWYGGAWGAAVSAVQNGTSNVVYGANLTAPNFQPHHQPFNYFADLAPGSANRSQHLLDGGLAGSEFIKAIDAGTLPQVSFYKPQGNLNEHAGYTDVASGDQHIADVISHLQKSPQWNNMLVVVTYDENGGFWDHVSPPKADRWGPGTRIPALIVSPYAKKGFVDHTQYDTTSILRFITRRYSLPTLPGIATRDAALVSNGSKPMGDLTAALNIKQ; encoded by the coding sequence ATGAACAAAAAACTGATCTGCGCGACGCCTATCGCGATCGCAGCAGCGCTGAGCTTGTATGCGTGCGGCGGCGGCGATGTCACAGCTCAGCCGGACATCACGTCGATCAAAACGGTCGTGGTGATCTATGCGGAGAATCGCAGCTTCGACAATCTCTACGGCAACTTCCCGGGCGCCAACGGTCTGCAGAATGTGACGGCGGCAAGCGCCACGCAGGTCGACCGCAACGGCACGCCGCTCGCAACGCTGCCGCAAGTGTGGAACGGCCTGACACAAACCGGCGTGACGCCGGCGGTGACGCAAGCGATGACGGCCAATCTGCCGAACAGCCCGTTCGCCATCGACGATCCGAATGGCTTCAACACGCCGATTACGGCCACGACGCGCGATCTGTATCACCGCTTCTATGAAAACCAGATGCAGATCAACGGCGGCAAGAACGACAAGTTCGCCGCGTGGGCGGATTCGGGCGGCCTCGTCATGGGTCACTACACGCTCAACGCCGACAAGCTGCCGCTGTGGAAAATCGCCCAGCAATACACGCTGGCCGACAACTTCTTCATGGGCGCGTTCGGCGGCTCGTTCCTGAATCACCAGTGGCTGGTCTGCGCGTGTACGCCGACCTATCCGAACGCGGACAAGAGCCCGGCGGCCAGTTCGATCTCCGCGGTCGAAAGCGACGGCGTCACGCTGAAGCTGGCGACCAACTCGCCGGCCTCGGCCTTGACCGGCGCGCCCAAGTACGTGAATTCGGGCAACCTGACGCCTGACTTCTACGCGATCAACACGATGCAGCCGCCGTATCAGCCGAGCGGCAACAAGCCGGCTTCGGGCGGCGACGCGAACCTCGCCGATCCGAGCGCGGCCAGCACGCTGCCGGCCCAGACGCAACAGCACATCGGCGATCTGCTGAACAACGCGAAGGTGTCGTGGGCGTGGTACGGCGGCGCATGGGGCGCGGCAGTCTCGGCGGTGCAGAACGGCACGTCGAACGTGGTCTACGGCGCGAATCTGACGGCGCCGAACTTCCAGCCCCATCACCAGCCGTTCAACTACTTCGCCGACCTCGCACCAGGCTCGGCCAACCGTTCGCAGCACTTGCTCGACGGCGGTCTCGCAGGCTCCGAGTTCATCAAGGCAATCGACGCAGGCACGCTGCCCCAGGTGTCGTTCTACAAGCCGCAGGGCAACCTGAACGAGCACGCGGGTTATACCGACGTCGCATCGGGCGACCAGCACATTGCCGACGTGATCTCGCATCTGCAGAAAAGCCCGCAGTGGAACAACATGCTGGTGGTCGTGACGTATGACGAAAACGGCGGCTTCTGGGATCACGTTTCGCCGCCCAAGGCCGATCGCTGGGGTCCGGGCACCCGCATTCCCGCGCTGATCGTTTCGCCGTACGCGAAGAAGGGTTTTGTCGATCACACGCAATACGACACGACGTCGATTCTGCGCTTCATCACGCGCCGTTATTCGCTGCCGACGCTGCCGGGTATCGCCACGCGCGATGCGGCACTGGTCAGCAACGGCAGCAAGCCGATGGGCGATCTGACGGCTGCGTTGAATATCAAGCAGTAA
- a CDS encoding cytochrome-c peroxidase, whose amino-acid sequence MRLGLTGIRKTAAQPQALRGAVPAGTGMGLAKLTLALAVMAMSVAACDAGSSTGNSKNNEINSNVNERINEQVNTVANPNASANVGIEAKANALPAASAVKAATQEAGQTRAQVYESVRKMTAVGKQLFFDPSLSGSGKLACASCHSPDHAFSPANSLAVQLGGNDMHRTGMRAAPTLKYLQSVPAFAEHYHESDDEGDESVDAGPTGGLTWDGRVDRGSDQARIPLLSSFEMGSSPAKVAAAVKVSPYADAFRAAFGEHIFDSDEATFNAVLQALETFEQTPEIFYPYTSKYDAYLAGKAQLTKAELHGLEVFNDEKKGNCASCHISQRTMDGAPPQFSDFGLIAIGVPRNRALPVNRDPHFYDLGACGPERTDLGGRAEFCGIFRTPTLRNVALKKSFFHNGIYHSLDQAVRFYAQRDTNPEKFYPVSKGKVQKFDDLPQRYWANLNTEPPFDRKPGDKPALDEAEIKDVVAFLNTLTDGYKPEDKQGNKPEKTAAAN is encoded by the coding sequence ATGCGGCTTGGTCTCACGGGGATTCGGAAAACGGCGGCTCAACCGCAGGCGCTGCGGGGCGCGGTGCCAGCGGGCACAGGCATGGGGCTTGCAAAACTGACGCTAGCGCTCGCGGTAATGGCCATGAGCGTGGCGGCATGCGACGCTGGTTCGTCGACAGGTAATAGTAAGAATAATGAAATTAATAGTAATGTTAATGAAAGAATAAATGAGCAAGTAAATACCGTGGCGAATCCGAACGCCAGTGCAAATGTGGGTATTGAGGCCAAAGCGAATGCATTGCCTGCGGCTTCCGCTGTGAAAGCAGCCACGCAGGAAGCTGGCCAGACCCGCGCGCAAGTCTATGAATCCGTGCGGAAGATGACGGCGGTGGGCAAGCAGTTGTTCTTCGACCCATCGCTATCCGGCTCGGGCAAGCTGGCGTGCGCGTCGTGTCACAGTCCCGATCACGCTTTCTCGCCGGCGAATTCGCTGGCGGTACAACTGGGCGGCAACGACATGCACCGCACCGGCATGCGTGCCGCGCCCACGCTCAAGTACCTGCAATCGGTGCCGGCGTTCGCCGAGCATTACCACGAGTCGGACGACGAAGGCGATGAAAGCGTCGATGCCGGGCCGACCGGCGGTTTGACGTGGGACGGCCGGGTCGATCGCGGCTCGGACCAGGCGCGCATTCCGCTGCTGTCGTCGTTCGAAATGGGCAGCTCGCCCGCAAAGGTCGCGGCGGCAGTGAAGGTTTCTCCGTATGCCGACGCTTTCCGCGCGGCCTTCGGCGAACATATTTTCGATAGTGACGAAGCCACCTTCAACGCCGTGCTGCAGGCGCTGGAAACCTTCGAGCAGACCCCGGAGATTTTCTACCCGTACACCAGCAAGTACGACGCGTATCTCGCGGGCAAGGCACAGTTGACCAAGGCCGAACTACACGGTCTGGAAGTGTTCAACGACGAAAAGAAGGGGAATTGCGCGAGCTGCCACATCAGTCAGCGCACCATGGACGGCGCGCCGCCGCAGTTCAGCGACTTCGGTCTGATTGCGATCGGCGTGCCGCGCAACCGTGCACTGCCGGTGAATCGCGATCCGCATTTCTACGACCTCGGCGCATGCGGCCCGGAGCGTACCGACCTGGGCGGACGTGCTGAGTTTTGCGGCATCTTCCGCACGCCGACGCTGCGCAATGTTGCGTTGAAGAAGAGTTTTTTCCACAACGGCATCTATCATTCCCTCGATCAGGCCGTGCGTTTTTACGCGCAGCGCGACACCAATCCGGAGAAGTTCTATCCGGTCTCGAAGGGCAAGGTGCAGAAGTTCGACGACCTGCCGCAGCGTTACTGGGCCAATCTGAATACCGAGCCGCCGTTCGATCGTAAACCGGGTGACAAGCCGGCACTCGACGAGGCTGAAATCAAGGACGTGGTGGCGTTTCTGAATACGCTCACGGATGGGTACAAACCGGAAGACAAGCAGGGAAACAAGCCGGAAAAGACCGCGGCCGCGAATTGA
- a CDS encoding RT0821/Lpp0805 family surface protein, with protein MSMRTRALFHLTVGGLLLGGAIGAQAANLGFLNDTPISYMKQRDVDSIKGAVIGALNDKQDGESASWVNEGTGNSVKIDATITIASTAKDGERTCRDVGVVLNAKGQSMTLRPQFCKQGSGNWQLQKKR; from the coding sequence ATGTCGATGCGAACCCGTGCCCTGTTTCACTTGACCGTCGGTGGCCTGCTGCTTGGCGGCGCGATCGGCGCACAAGCGGCGAACCTCGGTTTTCTGAACGACACGCCGATCAGCTACATGAAGCAACGCGATGTCGATTCGATCAAGGGCGCCGTCATCGGTGCGTTGAATGACAAGCAGGACGGCGAAAGCGCGAGCTGGGTCAACGAAGGCACCGGCAACAGCGTCAAGATCGACGCAACGATCACCATCGCCAGCACCGCGAAGGACGGCGAGCGCACGTGCCGCGACGTCGGCGTCGTACTGAATGCGAAAGGGCAGTCAATGACCCTGCGCCCGCAGTTCTGCAAGCAGGGTAGCGGTAACTGGCAATTGCAGAAAAAGCGCTGA
- a CDS encoding NUDIX hydrolase, producing the protein MSTRVVSCGVVLLDPQGRVLLAHATETSHWDVPKGHGEEGEAPHVTALREMVEETGIVIEPERLKDLGLFVYRRDKDLHLFAARATAGELDLSACTCTSLFPRRSDGTLIPEMDAYRWVAPDEVERYASRSLTRLFETTLSLAELHRTL; encoded by the coding sequence ATGAGCACGCGGGTCGTCTCGTGTGGCGTCGTGCTGCTCGACCCGCAAGGGCGGGTGCTGCTCGCACACGCCACCGAAACCTCTCACTGGGACGTTCCCAAAGGGCACGGCGAAGAGGGCGAGGCGCCTCACGTCACAGCGCTGCGCGAGATGGTCGAGGAGACCGGTATCGTGATCGAACCCGAGCGTCTGAAGGATCTCGGACTGTTCGTCTACCGGCGCGACAAGGATCTGCATCTGTTCGCTGCCCGTGCAACTGCCGGCGAACTCGATCTCAGTGCGTGCACCTGCACGTCGCTGTTTCCGCGCCGCTCTGACGGCACGCTGATTCCCGAAATGGATGCATACCGCTGGGTTGCGCCGGACGAAGTCGAGCGGTATGCGAGCCGCAGTCTCACAAGACTCTTTGAGACCACGCTTTCGCTCGCCGAACTGCATCGAACGCTATAG